The Bradyrhizobium guangxiense genomic sequence GGAGCAACACCACGAGATAGGGCACGATCAGGCGGTCTTCGGCCTCAGATGCCCCGGCCGGCCTGTTGACCGATCACGCAACGCCATGCCGCCAGGCGTTCGGCGGGATGCTGGTTCATCCATTCGGCGAGCTGCGGCGCGCCCATCAGGCAGGACTGCACCGAGACCTGCGCGAAGTCCGACGTGGTGACGATCTGTTCGTGGCAATTGGTCGGAGAGGCGAGGCTGCAGAGTACGGCAATGATCTTGATCACGACAGGTTGCCTCCGTCGCGGCCTAATCCACGGTCGATCGTTGTCCTATCCTGTCCGTCGTTGGCCGGATCAGCAGGAGGGAAGATGCTGTCGTAGATGGCGCGCGCCTCCTGAATGAGACGCACCCGCTCGCGCTCGGACCTCGAGACAAATCGAATAACTTCGCCCATGGTGGCTCCGAATATCAGTTGACAATCCGTCATCAGATGACGTCGATCATTCCATCGGAATCTATGGTGCCGCCTTCGGCTTTGAAGCGGCGGCCGATCACGAAAGAATAAAAACAGCGTGAGCATCTCGAGACCCTCACCCAGTGCCTTTGATGCGCTGGGTTGAGAAACCTCTCACCACCTCACATTCGTTGCAGGGCTCTCACGGCCCAGCGGGCGAATGCGAGTGTCGGCTCACGGCTTGCTGTCGTCAGCAAGGACAGTCTCGAAAGGCAAATGCTGTCGGATCAAATATGTTTCAGTTCGGCCGGCACGCAAGTTTTTGGAACTATCCCGAACTTCGGGGAACCGATCCCAGCCATGCGTCACGCCGCCGGCGCGCGCTCCTTGCGCCCCGGCACCGCCGCCAGCAGCTCGCGCGTGTAGGCATGCTCCGGCGCGGCGAAGAGCTGTGCGGTCGGCTTCAGCTCGACGATGGCGCCGCGCTGCATCACCGCGATGCGGTCGCAGATCTGGGCGGCGACGCGCAAGTCGTGGGTGATGAACAGCATCGACAGCCCGAGGCGCGCCTTGAGGTCTTCGAGCAGCCTCAAGACCTGCGCCTGCACGGAGACGTCGAGTGCGGAGACGGCCTCGTCCGCGACGATGATCTCGGGCTCGAGCGCGAGCGCACGCGCAATGCCGATACGCTGGCGCTGGCCGCCGGAGAATTCGTGCGGATAGCGTTCGAGCGCGCCGGCATCCAGGCCGACCATCTTCAGCAGATCGCGGGCGCGGTCGAACGCGACTTTCGGATCGAGGCCGGCTGCGATCGGGCCGTCGGCGATGATGTGGCCGATCTTGCGCCGCGGATTGAGCGAGGCAAACGGATCCTGGAAGATCATCTGGATGCGATGGCGCTCGGCGCGCAGCGTCTTGCCGGAGAGTGAGGTGAGATCGGTCTCGCCGATCCGCACCGTGCCGCGGTCGGCCTCGATCAGCCGCATCACGAGCCGCGCCACCGAGGATTTTCCGGAGCCGGATTCGCCGACCAGCCCGAGTGTCTCTCCCTTGAGGATGTTGAAATTGACCGCGCGCGCGGCGTCGACGCGGCGATCCTCGCGGAACCAGCCGCCCGAGGTCACGTAAGTCTTGTCCAGCCCGATCACCTCGACCGCCCTGGCCTGATTGTCGAGGGGCTGGCGTGCCGGCGGATCCATCGAGGGGACGGCGGCGAGCAGCGCCTTGGTGTAGTCGTGCTGCGGCTCGTTGAACACGGTTGCGGCCGGGCCTTCCTCCACGACCTTGCCATGCCTGAGCACGACGACCTGGTCGGCGATGTCGGCGACCACGCCGAAATCATGGGTGATGAACATCACCGCCATGTTGCGATTGCGCTGGAGGTTGCGGATCAGCTTGAGGATCTGCGCCTGCGTGGTGACGTCGAGCGCGGTGGTCGGCTCGTCCGCCACCAGCACTGCGGGCTCCAGCGCCAGCGCCATCGCGATCATGGCGCGCTGGCGCTGGCCGCCGGAGAGCTGGTGCG encodes the following:
- a CDS encoding ABC transporter ATP-binding protein → MTAPPAVSIKNLRIALPQGAERPFAVDGVSLDLRPGKIVCVVGESGSGKSMCAHALMGLLPDTVSIASGEIQFEGRDLLKLDDDGWRDLRGRRLAMIFQEPMTALNPLMRIGDQMAEMFEAHSLLTPKERRARALALAKEVGLPDPARIVRAYPHQLSGGQRQRAMIAMALALEPAVLVADEPTTALDVTTQAQILKLIRNLQRNRNMAVMFITHDFGVVADIADQVVVLRHGKVVEEGPAATVFNEPQHDYTKALLAAVPSMDPPARQPLDNQARAVEVIGLDKTYVTSGGWFREDRRVDAARAVNFNILKGETLGLVGESGSGKSSVARLVMRLIEADRGTVRIGETDLTSLSGKTLRAERHRIQMIFQDPFASLNPRRKIGHIIADGPIAAGLDPKVAFDRARDLLKMVGLDAGALERYPHEFSGGQRQRIGIARALALEPEIIVADEAVSALDVSVQAQVLRLLEDLKARLGLSMLFITHDLRVAAQICDRIAVMQRGAIVELKPTAQLFAAPEHAYTRELLAAVPGRKERAPAA